Below is a genomic region from Puniceicoccus vermicola.
AATCGGCCCCCTGCTCCTGCAAAGGCTTCATCAACTCTTCGCGCCTGACCAAGCTGGCGGTTTTTATTCCGCGGGCCTTGGCCAACTGGATGACCGCGACGCCGACTGCCGAATTTCCCGCATTCTGGACAACCCAATCACCTTCTTGGAGATCCGCAAAATCCGAGAGCAAGCGAATGGCTGTCGTCGGATTGACCGCTGAGAGAGCAGCCTGATCGGCGGGCACCTCGGCGGGCACCTCAGAAAGCTGCTCCGCGCGAGCGATTTGCATCGAACGCCAAACTCCTGGACCTTCCGGCAGGCGCACCCGCTTTCCCTCCCAGGAACCGGGAACCCCGGAACCGACTTCAACGACGGTCCCCACACCTTCGCGTCCCCCCACGGCCGGCAATTCGCGCAGGTGCCCGTAGGAGCCTCCGACCATTCCCAAATCCGACGGGTGGATCGCCGCAGCCTCCATCCGGATCAGAACCTCCCCCTGCTGAAGCGGGGCGAGATCCACCTCCTGAAGACGAAGCACCTCTTCGGGCTTTCCAAATTCCTCATGAACTAGAGCGACACATTTCGTTTCGGCCATCCTCCCAGTAAAGCTCGAAGGAGGATCCGACGCAAGCGCCCATCCAAAAAATGAAAGCCGATGACTGACCAAGGGAGTGCAAAAATGGGTCAAGAGGGAGGGCTTCGCGGGGTGTCTCGGCGGAGGGGGGACGCTGGCTGGCGGAGAGGCAAACGTGAGCGGAGGGGCAGCGTGGGCGGAGGGGCAAGCGTGGTCTTCCCCCGAAAAAGTGGACAGTTTTCGGCTAGTTAAGTTGTGGTTGTAGATTGTAATATTGTTCAAGGTATCGTTGAGGCGAGATCATTCCTAAAGAGCTGTGTCTTCGCCGGCGATTGTAGAAGCATTCGATGTAGTCGAAGATGGCGCAGTGGGCTTGTTTTTTGTTATGGAAGCAACCGGAGTCGGGAAGCATCTCGGTTTTAAAGGAGGCGAAACAGCTCTCGGCGAAGGCGTTGTCGTAGCAGTATCCCTTGGCGCTCATGCTTTGTTTCCATTTTCCCAGAGCGGTTCGAAGGGGCCCGCTGGTATACTGGCAACCTCTATCGGAGTGGAAGATCGCAGTGGGATGGATCGGTAGTCTCAGACGGGCTTGGTCGATTGCCCGGACAGTTTGTTCGGCCGAGAGAGAGCAGGAGAGATTCCATCCAAGGATGAGACGGGAGAACAGGTCCATGAC
It encodes:
- a CDS encoding MDR family NADPH-dependent oxidoreductase, producing the protein MAETKCVALVHEEFGKPEEVLRLQEVDLAPLQQGEVLIRMEAAAIHPSDLGMVGGSYGHLRELPAVGGREGVGTVVEVGSGVPGSWEGKRVRLPEGPGVWRSMQIARAEQLSEVPAEVPADQAALSAVNPTTAIRLLSDFADLQEGDWVVQNAGNSAVGVAVIQLAKARGIKTASLVRREELMKPLQEQGADLVVIDDRSAAEAIREARGDARMPLGLNSIGGSSVLNLAQSVSDVGTIVTFGGMTGEKIRFPTRHLIFNDIRFCGFWMDKWNQKNGARAQQDLLNEVYREILNGSLKTPVEKVYPLASYKEALEHNGSGRFGKVLFGNV